The following DNA comes from Chitinophaga nivalis.
ATACTTGTTATAGGCAGCCAGTACGTGTGGGTTTTCCTGCCGGCAGGGGCCACACCAGCTGGCCCAGAAATCCAGCAATACATATTTACCCCGGAAGGAATGCAAAGAAACGGCTACTCCGGCGGTATCCTTTTCGGTGAAGTCTGGCGCCGTCTGACCTACCTGCAGTAGTTTAGCCTGTTCTACCAGTTTGGTAAACGCCTGTCCATCTGCGGAATTTTTTAACACCGGTGACAAGGTATTGAACAGTTTTTCTTTCAGCGCTAACCCGGTGAGTCCGCCTACTTCATTCCGTACCAGGTTCAGACTGATGATGGAAGCAGGATGTGCTTTGATGAATGCTTCCAGTATGGCGTCGCGGCGTAACATGACTGCTTCATAGGTATTTTGTGTTGTATCCTGCTGCTTGGCGGATACCTTGCTGAGCGCATCTTCCAGTTGCTGGTTCTCTTCGTTCAGGGTGGTACCTGTTACCACCAGCTTCCGGGTAGAATCAACATTGGCAATATTAATATTGCCTGCTTCCAGGTAAAAACCGGTTCCGAAAGGCCGGGATGCTTTTCCCTTGGCAGGAGGAAAGGTGATATAAATAAAAGCCTTCGCCGGTTGGGCCACCGTACCCGACAATACGAACTGTCCGTTGCTGATCTTTGCAGAATCATGCACTTCCTTACTGTTAAGTCTATACGTAATATGTGCCCATGCCGGATTACCTGCCAGGCGCAGATGGCCGGTAACCTTATATGGCTGGGCCGCATAGGCGATCCCGGTAGTAAGTGTCAGTAATAATAACAACACGTTGGTTTTGATTTTTTTCATTTGTAGGATGTTTATGTGAATAACTATCTTTCCCGGTAGGCAATACCGGATACTTTTCCCATGCCTTTGTAAGACTGAAATAATTGCAGGGCTGCATTGATGTCTGGTACTGTATACAAATCAAAAGCGCCGGAATTGTCCGGATTACCCGGACTATACGTGCATATCAGCAGTTTTTTGCTGAGGGTGGTATAGGTTTTCGCATTGAGCGCTGCCGGATAAGTAGAGGCAAAAGGTTGAAATTTCATTACCGTCACTTTCCTGTTGCCATAGTCCTGCATGAGGAAAGTACTTTTCAGTGCCGGATCATATTCATAAACCTTGCCCCCCACATTGTAAAACAGGTAACCCTGATCCGGGCTTACGGCAAATTGCTCCGCATGGATAATATCATCGCCTGTTATCTCTGCGAAATAGTTTTGTTTACCGGCAATGGTAAAACGTGCCAGATAACGTTTATTGGTGGCCGTATTTTTCAACACAGCGAATACTTCTCCGCTATTGAAAGGCACATAGTTGCTATACAATAGTTCCATCCCGGTGCTGAAATCAAAAAGACTGCCCGTTGGTAAAGTCAGACAGGTAGTACCAAAACCGGGATACCGTAAAAATGTTTTATTGTCTTCATTAAAAATGATGGCATCACCACCGCTATAGTTATAGCCTACCCAACGGGATGCCTTGAAGAGCGCAGTGCCTGCGTCCTGTGTATTTACCGGGTCGGTAACAGATTGGGAGCTCATCGGATAAATCCGTTTATTCAGATAAAGCAGTCCACCATAGGATTGTAAATACAGGTTGGCATCTGTCCAGTCTGTAATGGGTTCCGACACACTCATGAAATTTTTTAAATCGTAGGATGGCCGATAGTCGAGGGTATCCAATCCAAGTAATACGGCATTTTTGCTGGTACCGAGAAATATGGCTACGGTTCCATTGGCAGGACCGCCGATATAGGAATTGTGGGTAGCTACAAAAGCGGGCTTACCGATGGTCTGAAAAGCGGAATGCATCGTTCCCAGGATATCACGATATAGGGTATCGAGCGTACCTTTATGGGAAACCATATCCAGCCGGCTGTTGCCATTCTCCATATCACATAACAGCAACCAGCCTTCATAACTGGGAGATCCTACGTTCAGATAAAAATAGCGATCGTTGAATACACCGGTTCTTTTATCGGTGACCCGGTAATACATGTAATAAAAGCCATACTTCAGGGAGATAATAGTATCGAGATTTCTGGTATTCGCCAGCACGGATGGTTTCATCGTATAACCTACCAGATGATCGGCTACCCAGGTGTAGGTATAGTTGGCGGTATCTTCCTTCTCATTTGCTGACATTTCCAGCTGAGGTCTGATCGTGAGCCGGGTTTGGTAATCCACTATATAGATGGAATCGATGCCGCCAATTTTTATACGGTTGACGGTATTGTAATGGTAGTTTCCTTTATCCTTCATACAGGCGGTAAACAGTGCCAGTACTATCAGTAAAGCATAAAATAGCGGTAGTTTATGGCTGTTGGGCATATCTTTCTAAAGTATACGATGAACAAATATTATTGTACTGAGGGGCCCATCTTCATCTCCGTGCCATCCTCTTCCCGGATGGTATTCCCGGCTTTCTGCTGGTCGTTAAGATAGGTCTGGAATTGTTTTGCAAAATTCTTCAACTGGGTAGCCGTGTAAATACTGCCTGTATAAAATCTGGTCAGTACCAGTGAACGGTTCGCTGCGAACAGCGTTAGTTTCTTCCGGGAAAAAGTACCCAGCGCAGTTGTATTAGCCGCCCAGTTGTCTGGCTCTGGCAGCTGGTCTGATATAATGATCCGCAGGTTAATGGCAGATATCACATTGGCCGCTGCAGGATTGTATACCGGCATATTGGTTTCAAAATTATTATTGGGTACCAGTTTCAGGAAGAGGGTACATGATTTTTCATACAGGTCTGCCGGACGTAATATCTTTACCAGCACCTGTTTCTGGTTGCTTCCCGCGGGGATGATCAAACTATCGCTACCGGGTAAACGATAATGTTTGCCGGCAACAGCAGTCGTTTGTGCTTCATCCGTGAGCATACTGAACGACCGGTTTTCGGGGGCTGTTCTCCCCATCAGCTTCACATAAAACCGGGCCGTATCATCCGCGGCCGTCTTCCGGAAAGCAAAGTTGATTTGAATGGTATCATAATTATTACTCCCTGATCCCGGATAAGAAAAATAGACGTTGTTCTCCCCCTGGTAGCGCATCAGTTCACTTTTTGAACAGCCTGTCATCAATCCGGCCAGTATGGTTACGTATAATAGAAAAACTTTCATGTGATGGTATTAAGCGATTAAAGATGAAGCACCACGGGTTTACCGGAAGCTTGTTTCAGAAAGTGGCAGCGGCACCACATACTGTGTTGCTGTCATCGTAATGGTCCCATTGGCAGCAGCGCCATTACGGATAGCAGATTGGTTGGTCCGTTTATAATAATAGAACAGCTGGCCTTCTCCCCAGAATTCTTTCTGGTATTCTTTTGTAAGCAGTTCTTTTTTATTGCCATTGATGGTAGCCGGAGACAGTCCTCTGTTCAGCCGCACCGTATTCAGCAGGGTAGTTGCTTTGTTGTCGTCCGTTTCGCATTCAATAGCGATGTAATACAGTTCGGAACGTCGGATCAATGGTTGCAACTTTCGGTACACCGCATTTTTATCGAGGATATCGGCATACTTGAAAAATGTTTTATCTGTTTTTGTGGAAGTTCTGTCTATACTGAAATTGGTCCGGTACCGATAGTCGTTGTCGTAGTTCTCATATACAGCAGTCAAAACTTCCGGTAGAGGGGCCAGCAGGCTGGTGCTAAGGCTGGCAGCGAAGTTACTGGTCTGTGTGGTATACATACCGGCATTTTCGAGGCCCAGGATCACTTCCGAAGAAAAGATTCTGTCGGGGTTGGGAATCCCTGCTACAGAAAGGGCGGCAGGGCTCCAGGGAAACCAGGTGGATGTTTCGTTGATCAATGTAGTAGCGGCTTCCAGTGCAGCTGGCTTATCCTGTTTGTATAAGAGCACCCTGGCTGTCAGTGCTCTCACAGCGTAATAATTCATGCGGCGGTTGCGCATGCTGAAAAAAGCATCCTCTCCGGCGCCCGCTGTTTTTATACCGTTGGTACGTACCGGATCTTTGTCCAGTAGCTTTACTGCGGTTGTCAGGTCTTCCAGCACATTGGCCACAACGGAGGCCGCAGACAGCAATGTTTCAATCTTTGATGCCGGTGTACGCGGATAGGGAATTACCGGCCTGGCGGCATCCATGGCGTTTAAAGGACCAAACAACCGCAACATATCAAAGGCTATA
Coding sequences within:
- a CDS encoding TlpA disulfide reductase family protein; the protein is MKKIKTNVLLLLLTLTTGIAYAAQPYKVTGHLRLAGNPAWAHITYRLNSKEVHDSAKISNGQFVLSGTVAQPAKAFIYITFPPAKGKASRPFGTGFYLEAGNINIANVDSTRKLVVTGTTLNEENQQLEDALSKVSAKQQDTTQNTYEAVMLRRDAILEAFIKAHPASIISLNLVRNEVGGLTGLALKEKLFNTLSPVLKNSADGQAFTKLVEQAKLLQVGQTAPDFTEKDTAGVAVSLHSFRGKYVLLDFWASWCGPCRQENPHVLAAYNKYKDRNFTVLGVSLDNSRTEWIKAIKADKLPWKHLSSLDPEHAEGAKKYAIQYIPQNFLINPEGKIIATNLTGEELNKLETFLK
- a CDS encoding PKD-like family lipoprotein, coding for MPNSHKLPLFYALLIVLALFTACMKDKGNYHYNTVNRIKIGGIDSIYIVDYQTRLTIRPQLEMSANEKEDTANYTYTWVADHLVGYTMKPSVLANTRNLDTIISLKYGFYYMYYRVTDKRTGVFNDRYFYLNVGSPSYEGWLLLCDMENGNSRLDMVSHKGTLDTLYRDILGTMHSAFQTIGKPAFVATHNSYIGGPANGTVAIFLGTSKNAVLLGLDTLDYRPSYDLKNFMSVSEPITDWTDANLYLQSYGGLLYLNKRIYPMSSQSVTDPVNTQDAGTALFKASRWVGYNYSGGDAIIFNEDNKTFLRYPGFGTTCLTLPTGSLFDFSTGMELLYSNYVPFNSGEVFAVLKNTATNKRYLARFTIAGKQNYFAEITGDDIIHAEQFAVSPDQGYLFYNVGGKVYEYDPALKSTFLMQDYGNRKVTVMKFQPFASTYPAALNAKTYTTLSKKLLICTYSPGNPDNSGAFDLYTVPDINAALQLFQSYKGMGKVSGIAYRER
- a CDS encoding DUF4843 domain-containing protein — encoded protein: MKVFLLYVTILAGLMTGCSKSELMRYQGENNVYFSYPGSGSNNYDTIQINFAFRKTAADDTARFYVKLMGRTAPENRSFSMLTDEAQTTAVAGKHYRLPGSDSLIIPAGSNQKQVLVKILRPADLYEKSCTLFLKLVPNNNFETNMPVYNPAAANVISAINLRIIISDQLPEPDNWAANTTALGTFSRKKLTLFAANRSLVLTRFYTGSIYTATQLKNFAKQFQTYLNDQQKAGNTIREEDGTEMKMGPSVQ
- a CDS encoding RagB/SusD family nutrient uptake outer membrane protein, yielding MRYPKSFFLLILMTIAGVLTSCTKYLDVQPEDQFLENQVYSSRVSIRNVLNGIYLNLAKPVLYGENLSSTTLDVLAQYYNTGNSGHPYYTTATYKYTDAATMKRTTDIWNNAYTAILNINLFIANLEAGNKVLSEEEKALMLGEAYGLRAFIAFDMLRLFGPLNAMDAARPVIPYPRTPASKIETLLSAASVVANVLEDLTTAVKLLDKDPVRTNGIKTAGAGEDAFFSMRNRRMNYYAVRALTARVLLYKQDKPAALEAATTLINETSTWFPWSPAALSVAGIPNPDRIFSSEVILGLENAGMYTTQTSNFAASLSTSLLAPLPEVLTAVYENYDNDYRYRTNFSIDRTSTKTDKTFFKYADILDKNAVYRKLQPLIRRSELYYIAIECETDDNKATTLLNTVRLNRGLSPATINGNKKELLTKEYQKEFWGEGQLFYYYKRTNQSAIRNGAAANGTITMTATQYVVPLPLSETSFR